The following coding sequences are from one uncultured Desulfobacter sp. window:
- the nrfD gene encoding NrfD/PsrC family molybdoenzyme membrane anchor subunit has translation MLEIAIKGSKKYWLWIGLLLAVMGAGGLAYLDQFLNGLQITGMSRDVSWGFYIANFTFLVGVAAGGVMVVIPYYLHDYERFHRITILGEFLAVACLIMCLLFIVVDLGQPTRMLNVLLYPTPHSMLFYDMIVLNGYLFLNIVVGWKVLEAERNQVEPVWWTKPLVLVSIPFAIGIHTVTAYLYCGLPGRGFWLTAILAPRFLASAFAAGPAFLIILCYIIRKFTKFDPGWEAMQTLSKIVCYAIIANLFFFACECFVVYYSGIPGHLAHTQYLLFGLHGHNMMVPWMWSALILMGVGAIFLVIPKLRNNKALLPVTCAMIFFGAWIDKALGMIAGGFVPSPLHHVHEYAPTLQEGIIAMGVYGAGFFVLTILYKLATTVKEEVRG, from the coding sequence ATGCTTGAGATAGCTATTAAAGGAAGTAAAAAATATTGGTTGTGGATCGGCCTTTTGCTCGCTGTCATGGGTGCAGGCGGCCTTGCCTACCTTGACCAGTTCCTCAACGGTCTGCAGATCACGGGCATGAGCCGGGACGTCTCCTGGGGATTTTACATCGCCAACTTCACCTTTCTTGTGGGTGTTGCCGCAGGTGGTGTTATGGTGGTTATCCCCTATTACCTTCATGATTATGAACGGTTCCACCGGATCACCATTTTAGGTGAGTTCCTGGCGGTGGCCTGCCTGATCATGTGCCTGCTGTTCATTGTTGTGGATTTAGGCCAGCCGACTCGTATGCTGAATGTACTGCTTTACCCCACCCCCCACTCCATGCTCTTTTATGACATGATTGTTCTCAACGGTTATCTGTTCTTGAACATTGTTGTGGGCTGGAAGGTGCTTGAAGCAGAAAGAAACCAGGTGGAACCTGTGTGGTGGACCAAACCGCTTGTTCTGGTATCCATCCCCTTTGCCATCGGCATCCATACGGTCACCGCGTACCTGTACTGCGGTCTGCCCGGACGCGGTTTCTGGCTGACGGCCATTTTGGCCCCAAGATTCCTGGCATCCGCCTTTGCTGCGGGGCCTGCGTTTCTGATCATTCTTTGCTACATTATCAGAAAGTTCACCAAGTTTGATCCGGGCTGGGAAGCCATGCAGACCTTGTCAAAAATTGTCTGCTACGCCATCATTGCCAACCTGTTCTTCTTTGCTTGTGAGTGTTTCGTGGTTTACTACTCCGGTATCCCCGGCCATCTGGCCCATACCCAGTACCTGCTGTTCGGCCTGCACGGCCACAACATGATGGTACCCTGGATGTGGAGCGCCCTGATTCTCATGGGTGTCGGGGCCATTTTCCTGGTGATTCCGAAACTGAGAAACAACAAAGCCCTGTTGCCCGTCACCTGCGCCATGATCTTTTTCGGTGCTTGGATCGACAAGGCGCTCGGCATGATCGCCGGTGGGTTTGTTCCTTCTCCGCTGCACCATGTGCACGAATACGCCCCCACACTCCAGGAAGGCATCATTGCCATGGGTGTTTACGGCGCAGGCTTTTTTGTACTGACCATTCTGTACAAACTTGCCACCACAGTTAAAGAAGAGGTTCGCGGATAG
- a CDS encoding 4Fe-4S dicluster domain-containing protein produces the protein MMIKSRRSFLKVAGIAAIGMGAAPVMNLAASEPHGSAGPKITHNEETLHAERWGMVIDTSKLNEDVAEAVKEACHKAHNVPDFDMEPDAEKFPNTRPVREGQEIKWIWHEHFHNAFPDKEDEFLAEKFHDLPFLVTCNHCKNAPCVQACPTQATFKREDGIVIMDYHRCIGCRFCMAACPYGSRNFNFRDPRPFIEETAPGFPTRTKGVVEKCNLCAERLAKGEQPHCVEASEGAIVVGDLEDPDSEIRHLLAEHYTIRRKQSLGTEPSVYYIV, from the coding sequence ATGATGATAAAGAGCAGAAGAAGCTTTCTTAAAGTAGCGGGTATTGCTGCCATCGGAATGGGTGCTGCTCCGGTAATGAATCTTGCCGCATCAGAACCCCACGGCAGCGCCGGGCCCAAAATCACACATAATGAAGAGACCCTGCATGCCGAACGTTGGGGTATGGTCATTGACACCTCCAAGCTGAATGAAGATGTTGCCGAGGCGGTCAAGGAAGCTTGTCATAAGGCCCATAACGTGCCTGATTTTGACATGGAACCGGACGCTGAAAAATTCCCCAACACCCGCCCTGTAAGAGAAGGCCAGGAAATTAAATGGATCTGGCATGAACACTTCCACAATGCCTTTCCGGACAAGGAAGATGAGTTCTTGGCTGAAAAATTCCATGATCTTCCCTTCCTTGTGACCTGCAACCACTGCAAAAATGCACCCTGTGTCCAGGCATGTCCCACCCAGGCGACCTTCAAGCGCGAAGACGGTATCGTTATCATGGATTACCACCGCTGCATCGGCTGCCGGTTCTGCATGGCGGCCTGCCCCTACGGCTCAAGAAATTTCAACTTCAGAGACCCCCGGCCGTTCATTGAAGAGACTGCCCCGGGTTTCCCCACCCGGACCAAGGGTGTGGTTGAAAAATGCAACCTGTGTGCCGAACGTCTGGCCAAAGGAGAGCAGCCCCATTGTGTGGAAGCAAGCGAAGGCGCCATCGTTGTCGGCGACCTGGAAGATCCTGATTCCGAAATCAGACATCTCCTGGCCGAACATTATACAATCAGACGTAAACAATCCCTGGGTACCGAACCCAGTGTTTACTACATCGTTTAA
- the dsrJ gene encoding sulfate reduction electron transfer complex DsrMKJOP subunit DsrJ: MSKNMIMAGLAVFVLAVLSPFWFNLITTTMAAPKPELLGKAAEAKKCVMDKYEMRAEHMYLLDVWRDSVVRHGDRKYTGTNGETFNMSLSTGENSCLGCHEDKAKFCDSCHDYASVSPYCWDCHTNPKEIK, from the coding sequence ATGAGTAAAAACATGATTATGGCAGGACTTGCGGTATTCGTGCTCGCCGTTCTTTCTCCGTTCTGGTTTAACTTGATCACAACCACCATGGCAGCACCTAAACCCGAACTGCTGGGCAAGGCCGCCGAGGCAAAAAAATGTGTTATGGACAAGTATGAAATGCGTGCAGAGCACATGTACCTGCTGGATGTGTGGCGTGATTCTGTTGTGCGCCATGGGGACCGCAAATACACCGGAACCAACGGCGAAACCTTTAACATGAGCCTGTCCACAGGTGAAAACTCCTGCCTGGGCTGCCATGAAGACAAAGCCAAATTCTGTGACAGCTGCCACGACTATGCCTCTGTGAGCCCCTATTGCTGGGATTGTCACACCAACCCCAAGGAGATTAAATGA
- a CDS encoding (Fe-S)-binding protein yields the protein MADELTPDEALDKIDYRPRSSSEPSNWLDTTKSVQIRPGMYCYAAKPESVETLGLPNARAWNPIEDDWKLPENWQQILHEGIKERLERFRTFKVFMDVCVRCGACADKCHFFLGTGDPKNMPVLRAELLRSIYRNDFTLAGKILKNIPGGKRLLGARELTLDALKEMWYYFFQCTECRRCSVFCPYGIDTAEITIMGRELLNLIGLNIDWIATPVSNCYQTGNHLGIQPHAFKDMLEFFVEDIEDITGVDCTPQFQKKGADILFITPSGDVFADPGTYTCQGYMILFKYLKEKYGLDVTWSTYASEGGNFGFFTSHETMKRLNAKMYAEAKRLGVKWILGGECGHMWRVIHQYMDTMNGPADFLEVPVNPITGTRFENAASTKMVHITEFTADLIKHGKLELDKSRNANRIMTFHDSCNPARGMGLLEEPRYVIKNCVDQFYEMPPNTIREQTFCCGSGAGLNAGENMELRMAGALPRANALKYVHDKFGVNTLGTICAIDRAALSTLCEYWVPECEVAGVHELVGNALILPGEKERTEDLRMEPLPGVEEE from the coding sequence ATGGCTGACGAACTTACACCGGATGAAGCATTAGACAAAATTGACTATCGTCCCCGGTCTAGCTCCGAGCCCAGCAACTGGCTGGACACTACCAAATCCGTTCAGATCCGGCCCGGCATGTACTGCTATGCCGCCAAACCGGAAAGTGTTGAAACATTGGGATTGCCCAATGCAAGAGCATGGAATCCCATTGAGGATGACTGGAAACTACCGGAAAATTGGCAACAAATCCTGCACGAAGGAATTAAAGAACGCCTTGAGCGTTTCCGTACATTCAAAGTTTTCATGGACGTATGTGTTCGTTGCGGTGCCTGTGCTGATAAGTGCCATTTTTTCCTGGGGACCGGCGATCCGAAAAACATGCCGGTGCTGCGGGCTGAATTGCTGCGTTCCATTTACCGTAACGACTTTACCCTGGCCGGAAAAATTCTGAAAAATATCCCAGGTGGAAAGCGTCTTCTCGGCGCCAGGGAACTGACCCTGGATGCACTCAAAGAGATGTGGTACTACTTTTTTCAGTGCACAGAATGTCGGCGCTGTTCAGTATTCTGCCCCTACGGCATTGACACGGCTGAAATCACCATCATGGGCCGTGAACTTCTGAACCTGATCGGCCTGAATATCGACTGGATTGCCACACCGGTTTCCAACTGTTACCAGACCGGCAACCATCTGGGCATCCAGCCCCACGCGTTCAAAGACATGCTGGAATTCTTTGTTGAAGACATTGAAGATATCACAGGCGTTGACTGTACACCTCAATTCCAGAAAAAAGGCGCAGACATCCTTTTTATTACGCCTTCCGGCGACGTATTTGCCGATCCCGGCACATATACCTGTCAAGGGTACATGATCCTGTTTAAATATCTCAAAGAGAAATACGGACTGGATGTCACCTGGTCAACCTATGCGTCCGAGGGCGGCAACTTTGGTTTCTTCACCTCCCACGAAACCATGAAGCGCCTTAACGCCAAAATGTACGCAGAAGCCAAACGCCTTGGCGTTAAATGGATTCTGGGCGGCGAGTGCGGTCACATGTGGCGTGTAATCCATCAGTATATGGATACCATGAACGGTCCCGCCGACTTCCTTGAAGTCCCGGTGAACCCCATCACAGGCACCCGGTTTGAAAATGCCGCGTCCACCAAAATGGTTCATATCACCGAGTTTACCGCTGACTTGATCAAACACGGCAAACTTGAGCTGGATAAGAGCCGTAATGCCAACCGCATCATGACCTTCCACGACTCCTGCAACCCTGCCAGGGGTATGGGGCTTCTCGAAGAGCCCAGGTATGTCATTAAAAACTGTGTGGATCAGTTCTATGAAATGCCGCCCAACACCATCCGCGAACAGACCTTTTGCTGTGGTTCCGGTGCAGGTCTCAATGCCGGTGAAAACATGGAATTGAGAATGGCAGGCGCTCTTCCCCGCGCCAATGCACTGAAATATGTCCATGACAAGTTCGGCGTCAACACCCTTGGCACCATCTGCGCCATCGACCGTGCCGCCCTTTCCACCCTGTGCGAATACTGGGTGCCTGAATGCGAAGTGGCTGGTGTCCATGAACTTGTGGGCAATGCGTTGATTCTGCCGGGTGAAAAGGAAAGAACCGAGGACCTGAGAATGGAACCCCTGCCCGGGGTAGAGGAGGAATAA
- the dsrM gene encoding sulfate reduction electron transfer complex DsrMKJOP subunit DsrM — translation MNQRYLIPLTAVFLLFLLAYTGVEGLGLQVVFGVLIPYLAVAVFLIGFVLKVKGWAASAVPFRIPTTCGQQKSLPWIKQNTIDNPNTSTGVFVRMLLEIFAFRSLFRNTKAAFNRNASNKLSYSWEIFLWVGALAFHYAFLVVLIRHLRFFTAPVPGCIQLIEYLDGIIQVGLPGLFISGPVLLLAALFLLSRRIFDAKISYISQAADYFPLFLIIGIAATGIAMRYFTKVDIIGIKELTMGLATFHPHIPEEVGGLFYGHLFLVSILFAYFPMSKLMHMGGVFLSPTRNMANNTRAKRHINPWNYDVPIHTYEQYEDHFRDKMIEAGLPVDKKE, via the coding sequence ATGAATCAAAGGTACTTGATCCCCCTTACTGCTGTCTTTCTGCTCTTCCTGTTGGCTTACACAGGGGTTGAGGGACTCGGGCTTCAGGTCGTCTTTGGTGTACTGATTCCGTACCTGGCGGTTGCCGTATTCCTGATTGGCTTTGTGCTCAAGGTCAAGGGGTGGGCAGCCTCTGCCGTGCCGTTTAGGATTCCTACAACCTGCGGCCAGCAGAAATCATTGCCATGGATCAAACAGAACACCATAGACAACCCGAACACATCTACCGGCGTTTTTGTAAGAATGCTCCTGGAAATTTTTGCTTTCAGGTCATTGTTCAGAAATACAAAAGCGGCGTTTAACCGGAATGCGTCCAACAAACTCTCCTACTCATGGGAAATTTTCCTTTGGGTGGGTGCACTTGCATTCCATTACGCATTCCTGGTGGTTCTAATCAGGCACTTAAGGTTTTTCACTGCGCCTGTACCCGGATGCATCCAGTTAATTGAATATCTGGACGGCATTATCCAGGTCGGCCTTCCCGGACTGTTCATTTCCGGCCCGGTTCTTCTGCTGGCAGCGCTTTTCCTTTTAAGCCGCAGAATTTTTGATGCAAAAATCAGCTACATCTCCCAGGCGGCTGATTATTTCCCCTTGTTCCTGATCATCGGCATTGCCGCCACCGGCATTGCCATGCGCTATTTCACCAAGGTGGATATCATCGGCATCAAGGAATTGACCATGGGTCTGGCGACGTTCCACCCCCATATCCCCGAAGAAGTCGGCGGGCTGTTCTACGGCCATCTTTTTCTTGTGAGCATCTTGTTTGCTTATTTTCCCATGAGCAAGCTGATGCACATGGGCGGCGTCTTCTTGAGCCCCACCCGGAACATGGCCAACAACACCCGGGCCAAACGGCATATTAACCCCTGGAACTATGATGTGCCCATCCATACGTATGAACAGTATGAGGACCACTTCAGAGACAAAATGATTGAAGCCGGCCTGCCGGTGGATAAAAAGGAGTGA
- a CDS encoding RsbRD N-terminal domain-containing protein gives MKKTIKKNRNQLLDSWFRATINTYPEESARILGKKSDRFDNPVGAVTRETLEDVLDLITENFSREGLEKALDPVIRIRAVQAFDPANAVDFVFALKEIGESFFENEEVLEFYRLVDEIALAAFNRYMKCREDIFLLKATESKRRIHKAFERAGLVAELSEGDLLGSKQS, from the coding sequence TTGAAAAAAACTATAAAAAAGAACCGGAATCAGCTGCTGGACAGTTGGTTTAGGGCCACTATCAACACCTATCCGGAGGAATCTGCAAGGATTCTGGGTAAAAAATCAGATCGCTTTGACAACCCTGTCGGCGCCGTTACCCGGGAAACCCTTGAAGATGTTTTAGACCTAATTACGGAAAATTTCAGCAGGGAAGGTCTTGAAAAAGCCCTGGACCCGGTCATTCGAATTCGTGCGGTTCAGGCATTTGATCCTGCAAATGCAGTAGATTTTGTATTTGCATTAAAAGAGATCGGTGAAAGCTTTTTTGAAAATGAAGAAGTACTAGAGTTTTATCGCCTGGTAGACGAAATTGCTCTGGCCGCTTTCAACCGATACATGAAATGTAGAGAGGATATTTTCCTTTTAAAGGCCACGGAGAGCAAAAGACGCATCCATAAGGCCTTTGAAAGGGCAGGTTTAGTAGCGGAGTTGTCAGAGGGCGACCTCTTAGGCTCCAAACAATCTTAA
- a CDS encoding acyloxyacyl hydrolase encodes MNRFLLSLICFIWSMGSIASASAQNFAESGDWGVSLGYGQSSDSIDIYRAGLLKQWGVTWLDGNVGHVDGYFELSYNRWEHGGDDVNAVALSPVFQYIFHVKSDIWYPYIEGGIGVAYLDDYTINNRDLSSNLMFEDRIGVGVRIKHVDLSFRYMHYSNAGLKEPNDGIDIIIGTLAWYF; translated from the coding sequence ATGAATAGATTTCTGTTATCATTGATTTGCTTTATTTGGTCTATGGGTTCCATTGCCAGTGCCTCGGCCCAGAACTTTGCCGAATCCGGCGATTGGGGTGTTTCGTTGGGATATGGTCAAAGTTCGGACAGTATCGATATCTATCGTGCAGGGCTTTTAAAACAGTGGGGTGTCACATGGCTTGACGGTAATGTCGGTCATGTCGACGGATATTTTGAGTTGTCCTATAACCGCTGGGAGCATGGTGGTGATGACGTTAATGCCGTGGCATTGTCTCCGGTATTTCAGTATATCTTCCATGTCAAAAGTGACATATGGTATCCCTATATAGAGGGGGGGATCGGTGTGGCCTATTTGGATGATTATACGATCAACAACAGGGATCTTTCTTCGAATCTTATGTTTGAAGACAGGATTGGGGTCGGTGTCAGAATTAAACATGTGGATTTGAGTTTCCGCTACATGCATTATTCCAACGCGGGGTTAAAAGAACCAAACGACGGAATTGATATAATCATAGGTACCCTGGCCTGGTACTTTTAA
- a CDS encoding class I SAM-dependent methyltransferase produces MITIDFKRLDIAPGDRILDIGCGEGRHMVRACREPGTICIGGDFGFDSLLTTQKKLQFHEQLNDLSCRDWALSAMDVTALPFADNSFDVVICSEVLEHIPDDEKAILELIRILKPGKILAVSVPRAWPEWICWQLSDEYHNANMGHVRIYGKKEIIGKIQRKGPKYLGCHYAHSIHSPYWWIKCFAGPTRTDCLAVNLYHKLLVWDLMKKPALTTTIDRLLNPLLGKSLALYFKKMT; encoded by the coding sequence ATGATTACCATTGACTTTAAACGTCTGGATATTGCTCCCGGCGACAGGATTCTGGATATCGGATGCGGAGAGGGACGCCACATGGTCAGGGCATGCCGGGAACCCGGCACGATATGCATTGGTGGGGATTTCGGATTTGACAGCCTGCTCACGACCCAAAAAAAGCTTCAATTTCATGAACAATTGAACGATCTCTCCTGCCGGGACTGGGCATTATCCGCCATGGACGTCACCGCCCTGCCCTTTGCCGACAACAGCTTTGATGTGGTGATCTGCTCGGAAGTCCTTGAACATATTCCCGATGACGAAAAGGCTATTTTAGAACTGATTCGCATCCTGAAACCGGGCAAAATACTGGCCGTGAGCGTTCCCAGGGCCTGGCCCGAATGGATCTGCTGGCAGTTGTCGGATGAATACCACAACGCCAACATGGGCCATGTAAGAATCTACGGCAAAAAAGAGATCATTGGAAAAATCCAAAGAAAAGGCCCCAAATACCTGGGATGCCACTATGCGCACAGCATCCACAGCCCCTATTGGTGGATCAAGTGCTTTGCAGGCCCCACCCGCACGGATTGCCTTGCCGTAAATCTATACCACAAACTCCTGGTATGGGACCTGATGAAAAAACCGGCGCTGACCACCACCATTGACCGCCTGCTCAACCCACTATTAGGAAAAAGCCTGGCGCTCTATTTTAAAAAAATGACTTAA
- a CDS encoding glycosyltransferase family 4 protein, whose translation MNPFYKTGLRIGLISYRSNPHCGGQGVYVRHLSHALSDLGHRVEIIAGPPDPMVNAKVTLTMLETLDLYNPQNLFRTPRIEELKDPVNLIEWLDICLMGYPEPMTFGMRTKRYMKGRIKNYDIIHDNQSLSYGVLSLARDLPVTATIHHPMTVDRRLAFNAAGSYFKKLQALRWYSFIGMQKRVARKIPSLITVSNSSRADIAKAFKIPAARLKTVPIGIDLDHFFPLDHVKKEPGRLIVTNSADMPLKGLYHLLHALKGVLKHREASLTVIGTPKKNGGIEKLVKTLELGRHINFTGRIDHQRFVREYAKAQIAVVPSMYEGFGLPVGEAMACRVPVISTTGGALPEVAGDAARLVPPGDAKALETAIIELLDDETQREELACRGYDRATTEFTWEKCAMRTAQVYREVINDYH comes from the coding sequence ATGAACCCATTTTATAAAACAGGTCTGCGCATAGGATTAATCTCCTACCGGTCAAATCCCCATTGCGGCGGACAGGGCGTATATGTACGTCATTTAAGTCATGCGCTATCTGATCTTGGCCACCGGGTGGAGATTATTGCAGGCCCTCCAGACCCTATGGTCAACGCCAAGGTCACTTTGACCATGCTCGAGACCCTGGATCTGTACAACCCGCAGAATCTGTTCAGGACCCCCCGTATTGAGGAACTCAAAGATCCGGTCAACCTCATTGAATGGCTGGACATCTGTCTCATGGGATACCCGGAGCCCATGACATTCGGCATGCGGACAAAGCGCTACATGAAAGGCCGGATAAAAAACTATGATATTATCCATGACAACCAAAGCCTCTCCTACGGCGTGTTGTCCCTGGCCCGGGACCTGCCCGTAACCGCTACCATTCATCATCCCATGACAGTGGACAGAAGACTTGCATTCAACGCCGCCGGCTCTTATTTCAAAAAACTCCAAGCCCTTCGCTGGTACTCTTTCATCGGCATGCAGAAACGCGTTGCGCGAAAGATACCGTCCCTAATCACGGTATCTAACAGTTCCAGAGCCGATATTGCCAAGGCGTTTAAAATCCCTGCAGCAAGACTGAAAACGGTTCCCATCGGCATTGATCTTGACCATTTTTTTCCATTGGATCATGTAAAAAAGGAGCCCGGTCGACTGATCGTCACCAATAGTGCGGATATGCCCCTCAAAGGGTTATACCACCTGCTGCACGCCCTAAAAGGGGTGCTAAAACACAGAGAAGCCTCGTTGACGGTCATCGGCACCCCCAAAAAGAACGGCGGCATTGAAAAATTGGTTAAAACCCTTGAACTCGGCCGCCATATCAACTTTACCGGCCGCATCGATCACCAGCGGTTTGTCCGGGAGTATGCAAAAGCCCAAATTGCGGTGGTGCCCTCCATGTATGAAGGATTTGGCTTGCCGGTTGGAGAGGCCATGGCCTGCCGGGTCCCGGTGATCTCCACAACCGGCGGCGCCCTACCCGAGGTGGCAGGGGATGCGGCCAGACTTGTCCCTCCCGGGGACGCCAAGGCCCTTGAAACGGCAATCATAGAACTGCTCGACGACGAAACACAGCGGGAAGAACTTGCCTGTCGGGGATATGACCGGGCAACAACGGAATTTACCTGGGAAAAATGTGCCATGCGCACGGCCCAGGTGTATCGGGAGGTGATCAATGATTACCATTGA
- a CDS encoding folylpolyglutamate synthase/dihydrofolate synthase family protein — translation MTPPAYNRCLEKIYKLGRFGIKLELDTISNILSELNTPQNAYNTVHVAGTNGKGSTAACIASILNAAGFKTGIYTSPHLVRFNERICVDGRQISDEEVISAYEAVNTADTKLCRGSRRATFFEIVTAMAFYHFAEKKVDWAVIETGMGGRFDATNIIASQVSVITNLSIEHSDYLGHTIRDLAREKGGIIKPGVPVVTAVSQPSGIDKLKKLATDQQSDLYRFKNDFSIRKTPGGPTYNYKGIYQNFKGLTKPLPGEHQRENLSLALAAIELIFEQNKKADPRYELTPEVIHKGLARVHWPGRLEKIMDHPLVILDGAHNLKAAFLLGKYLNRTLGDKKLTLVVGILDDKPHEAMLDQLLPRAQRVIVTQAKIDRSIETPILTAAVKKKFKGEVQVIKDVKDAVSYAISESCKDDAICIAGSLYVAGEAKEKFDMDFIS, via the coding sequence ATGACACCCCCCGCATATAACCGGTGCCTGGAAAAGATCTATAAACTGGGCCGGTTCGGTATCAAGCTGGAGCTGGATACCATTTCAAATATCCTCTCAGAACTGAATACCCCCCAAAACGCCTACAACACGGTCCATGTAGCCGGAACCAACGGCAAAGGCTCCACAGCTGCCTGCATTGCATCAATTCTCAATGCGGCCGGGTTTAAAACAGGTATCTACACAAGCCCCCACCTGGTTCGATTCAATGAACGCATCTGTGTGGACGGACGGCAGATCAGTGATGAAGAGGTGATCAGCGCCTACGAGGCTGTAAACACGGCAGACACCAAACTATGCCGGGGATCACGCCGGGCCACCTTTTTTGAAATTGTCACGGCCATGGCATTTTATCATTTTGCCGAAAAGAAGGTAGACTGGGCGGTCATTGAAACCGGCATGGGCGGCAGATTTGATGCCACCAACATCATTGCGTCCCAGGTCAGCGTCATCACCAATCTTTCCATTGAGCACAGCGATTACCTCGGCCATACCATTAGGGATCTGGCCCGGGAAAAAGGCGGTATCATCAAACCCGGCGTACCTGTAGTGACAGCCGTATCCCAGCCATCGGGAATAGACAAGCTTAAAAAATTAGCCACCGACCAACAATCCGATCTGTACCGGTTTAAAAACGATTTCTCTATCCGCAAAACACCCGGCGGACCTACCTATAATTACAAAGGCATTTATCAAAATTTCAAAGGCCTGACCAAGCCATTGCCCGGTGAGCACCAGCGGGAAAACCTCTCTTTGGCTTTGGCTGCCATTGAGCTGATTTTTGAACAAAACAAAAAAGCCGATCCCCGATATGAACTGACCCCGGAGGTTATCCATAAAGGCCTTGCCCGGGTGCATTGGCCGGGCCGCCTTGAAAAAATCATGGATCACCCCCTGGTGATCCTGGACGGGGCCCACAACCTGAAAGCGGCTTTCCTGCTGGGCAAATACCTTAACCGGACCTTAGGAGACAAAAAGCTGACACTGGTTGTCGGCATCCTGGATGACAAGCCCCATGAAGCCATGCTGGATCAGCTTCTACCCAGAGCACAGCGGGTCATTGTAACCCAGGCCAAAATCGACCGCAGTATCGAAACTCCGATATTAACTGCAGCAGTCAAAAAAAAATTTAAAGGGGAGGTGCAGGTCATCAAGGATGTAAAGGATGCGGTATCATATGCAATTTCAGAAAGTTGTAAAGACGATGCCATATGTATTGCAGGGTCTTTGTATGTGGCAGGTGAGGCCAAAGAAAAATTTGATATGGATTTTATTTCCTAA
- the rpsU gene encoding 30S ribosomal protein S21: MKEITVTVIDNDVEKALRILKKKIQNDGLFKRLKVKKHFEKPCQYRRRKMREAMRRQRIAASRSRRRRS, translated from the coding sequence TTGAAAGAAATTACTGTCACAGTTATTGATAATGACGTTGAAAAAGCACTGCGTATTCTGAAGAAAAAAATTCAGAACGACGGGCTATTCAAACGTCTCAAGGTTAAGAAACATTTCGAAAAACCTTGTCAGTACAGAAGACGTAAGATGAGAGAGGCAATGAGAAGACAAAGAATTGCCGCCTCAAGATCTCGCAGAAGACGTAGCTAA